In Malus sylvestris chromosome 15, drMalSylv7.2, whole genome shotgun sequence, a single genomic region encodes these proteins:
- the LOC126602780 gene encoding ankyrin repeat-containing protein BDA1-like, producing the protein MDKKLLDAAMAGDTAALKDLIAEDPLGLDRALVSCVSETPLHVALMLGHLGFVTELLSRNPELASELDSHRSMPLHVAAAKGRVKSVRELVRVGNETALHLCVGCNRLEGLKVLVEAAGNDDDFVNWKNCDGNTVLHIAMAKKQTEITKFLLFKTGVNLNALNANSATALDILMQSSRDLRDMEIEDSLRGVGA; encoded by the exons ATGGACAAGAAGCTTCTGGATGCAGCCATGGCGGGAGACACTGCGGCGCTTAAAGATCTGATCGCAGAAGACCCACTCGGTCTCGACAGAGCTTTAGTCTCCTGCGTTTCCGAGACGCCGCTTCACGTAGCTTTAATGCTGGGTCACTTGGGTTTTGTTACCGAGTTACTGAGCCGCAACCCCGAACTAGCCTCCGAGCTGGACTCACATAGGTCAATGCCTCTCCACGTAGCGGCCGCCAAAGGGCGAGTTAAATCAGTGAGAGAGTTGGTCCGAGTTGGGAATGA GACGGCGCTGCACTTGTGCGTTGGGTGTAACCGGTTGGAGGGGTTGAAGGTTTTGGTTGAGGCAGCTGGGAAtgatgatgattttgtgaaTTGGAAGAATTGTGATGGTAACACTGTTTTGCATATTGCCATGGCCAAGAAGCAAACCGAGATTACCAAATTCTTGCTGTTTAAAACTGGCGTGAACTTGAATGCGTTGAATGCAAACAGCGCTACCGCCTTAGACATTCTGATGCAAAGTTCTAGAGATTTGAGGGATATGGAGATTGAGGATTCTCTTCGAGGTGTTGGGGCTTAA
- the LOC126604083 gene encoding uncharacterized protein LOC126604083 produces MAEGREGDWECSGCRNRNYAFRSFCNRCKQPRLLVDTKTPADSKWLPRIGDWICTGCTNNNYASREKCKKCGQPKEVAAMPAVAIPGASLPTYSHHFARVQGGRDQRMMMGNGAPPHSLLNWSIPGADKFGVQPASTWPVGGNHNAGLPHANSTNQLLSVPKGWRSGDWLCSCGFHNYSSRTQCKKCDAFPPSLGMKRLASEELVHDWDNKRLNVGHTVGQQQSYPGFEQVVGTSGNPATGPYAPYHPNISSGVAPNLQVPMPFTQQAMTPTLLGKGAKQWRNGDWMCTNCNNHNYASRLNCNRCKTERDATAQPVNAM; encoded by the exons ATGGCGGAAGGAAGAGAAGGGGATTGGGAGTGCAGTGGATGCAGGAACAGAAACTACGCCTTCAGATCCTTCTGCAATCGCTGCAAGCAGCCTCGCCTTCTCGTCGACACCAAAACCCCCGCCGACTCTAAGTGGCTCCCTCGCATCGGCGATTGGATCTGCACCG GTTGCACTAACAACAATTATGCATCAAGAGAAAAGTGCAAAAAGTGCGGGCAACCAAAGGAGGTAGCGGCAATGCCAGCGGTTGCAATCCCCGGAGCTTCTCTCCCAACTTATTCACATCATTTTGCCAGGGTCCAAGGAGGACGGGACCAAAGGATGATGATGGGCAATGGTGCTCCCCCACATTCGCTTCTGAACTGGTCTATACCAGGGGCTGATAAGTTTGGAGTTCAGCCGGCTTCTACTTGGCCTGTAGGTGGAAACCATAATGCTGGACTTCCACATGCAAATTCTACTAATCAGCTTCTTTCAGTTCCAAAAGGATGGCGCAGTGGTGATTGGTTATGCAGTTGTGGTTTCCATAATTATTCATCTCGAACACAG TGCAAAAAATGCGATGCTTTTCCACCGT CTCTTGGAATGAAGCGATTAGCATCCGAAGAGCTTGTTCATGACTGGGATAACAAGAGACTGAATGTAGGAcat ACAGTTGGGCAGCAGCAATCCTATCCTGGATTTGAGCAAGTGGTAGGGACCAGTGGTAACCCCGCAACTGGACCTTACGCTCCTTATCATCCCAATATAAGCTCAGGCGTGGCTCCGAATTTGCAAGTACCCATGCCATTCACACAGCAAGCAATGACACCTACGCTTCTTGGAAAAGG CGCAAAGCAATGGCGTAATGGGGATTGGATGTGCACAAATTGCAACAATCATAATTATGCATCTCGATTAAACTGCAATAG GTGCAAGACTGAAAGAGATGCAACCGCTCAGCCAGTCAACGCCATGTAG
- the LOC126604084 gene encoding uncharacterized protein LOC126604084, producing the protein MDAKLLHLLSSTPASPTHLALTKPSPTKHNHIFSPARPRPLRISTLVYNTTGSDGGGSTSSPDTDGNSVAAPDATGVRFKKRLRRRTKQQREEGGERDGGRVMKAQASAAPKKWEDMSLGEKALELYVGEKGALFWLNKFAYASIYIVIGAWILFRFVGPALNLYQLDAPPLSPTSILKGS; encoded by the coding sequence ATGGACGCCAAACTCCTCCACCTCCTCAGCTCAACGCCAGCCTCCCCAACCCACCTCGCCCTCACAAAACCTTCGCCAACTAAACATAACCATATCTTCTCCCCCGCCCGTCCCCGGCCTCTCAGAATCAGCACACTAGTTTACAACACCACCGGCAGTGATGGTGGTGGCAGCACTAGCAGTCCGGACACTGACGGCAACAGCGTGGCAGCCCCAGACGCCACGGGAGTGCGGTTTAAGAAGAGGTTGAGAAGACGGACGAAGCAGCAGCGAGAGGAGGGCGGTGAGAGGGACGGCGGACGGGTCATGAAGGCTCAAGCTAGTGCTGCTCCAAAGAAGTGGGAGGATATGAGCCTGGGGGAAAAGGCATTGGAGCTTTATGTGGGGGAGAAGGGTGCTTTGTTTTGGTTAAATAAGTTTGCTTATGCTTCAATTTACATAGTGATTGGGGCTTGGATTCTCTTCAGGTTTGTTGGACCAGCTCTTAACCTGTACCAGTTGGATGCACCTCCTCTCTCTCCCACTTCCATCCTCAAGGGTTCCTGA
- the LOC126604615 gene encoding uncharacterized protein LOC126604615, which translates to MAAEEDADLSTLKSQLGQTHEPWKQEIEHRQSQVDVLQTKLMEVKLCIEGSKVDSKKELEILWRRVKTTATVLTYLKSKSRVMAVPHLAHTSCGIKQLEGVGLVDKNGTPLSGWSRNVDLTSFDSPDEDTWVGISNQHGPLDEQDAAYIGELLKSVQMVTDVMEALVKRVLVAESETAIEKEKVTFGQEEIKKKSVQIENMSVKLEEMEHFALGTNGILNEMRQRVEDLVEETTRQRLRAAENEQELCRVKRDFESLKSYVSSLITVRETLLSSEKQFQTIERLFERLVAKTTQLEGEKIQKETEVQKLMEENVKLSALLDKKEAQLLAMNEQCKVMALSASNI; encoded by the exons ATGGCAGCAGAGGAAGATGCTGACTTGTCAACCTTGAAGTCTCAGCTGGGTCAAACACATGAACCGTGGAAGCAGGAGATAGAACATCGCCAATCCCAAGTAGATGTATTACAAACAAAGCTTATGGAGGTAAAGCTTTGTATAGAGGGGTCGAAGGTAGATTCCAAAAAGGAACTGGAGATTCTTTGGCGGAGAGTTAAAACTACTGCAACGGTGTTAACATACTTGAAATCAAAATCAAGAGTAATGGCTGTTCCTCATTTAGCACATACATCATGCGGCATCAAACAATTAGAAGGGGTGGGCCTTGTTGATAAAAATGGTACACCATTGTCTGGTTGGTCTAGGAATGTTGATCTTACTTCCTTTGATAGTCCAGATGAAGACACTTGGGTTGGGATTAGCAACCAGCATGGTCCTCTGGATGAACAAGATGCGGCTTATATTGGTGAACTACTTAAATCTGTTCAGATGGTTACGGATGTAATGGAAGCTCTTGTGAAGAGAGTTTTAGTGGCAGAATCTGAAACTGCAATTGAGAAGGAGAAGGTGACTTTTGGTCaggaagaaattaaaaaaaagtcgGTTCAAATTGAGAACATGTCTGTGAAGCTAGAGGAGATGGAACACTTTGCACTAGGTACAAATGGTATTTTAAATGAAATGCGGCAGAGAGTTGAGGATTTGGTTGAAGAAACTACTAGGCAGAGGCTACGAGCTGCAGAAAATGAACAGGAGCTTTGCCGTGTCAAGCGGGACTTTGAGTCTCTGAAATCATATGTTAGCAGTCTTATAACTGTACGAGAAACTCTGCTTTCATCTGAGAAACAGTTTCAAACTATAGAGAGACTGTTTGAGCG GCTAGTTGCGAAAACAACACAGTTAGAGGGTGAGAAAATCCAGAAAGAGACGGAAGTCCAGAAACTTATGGAAGAAAATGTGAAGCTGAGCGCTCTTCTTGACAAGAAAGAGGCCCAACTTCTGGCCATGAATGAACAATGCAAGGTGATGGCTTTGAGTGCCTCGAACATCTAA
- the LOC126604572 gene encoding naringenin,2-oxoglutarate 3-dioxygenase-like — translation MAPPATTLTSIAHEKTLQQKFVRDEDERPKVAYNEFSNEIPIISLAGIDEVEGRRAEICKKIVEACEDWGIFQIVDHGVDAELISEMTGLAKEFFDLPSEEKLRFDMSGGKKGGFIVSSHLQGEAVQDWREIVTYFSYPIRHRDYSRWPDKPEAWREVTKKYSDELMGLACKLLGVLSEAMGLDTEALTKACVDMDQKVVVNFYPKCPQPDLTLGLKRHTDPGTITLLLQDQVGGLQATRDDGKTWITVQPVEGAFVVNLGDHGHFLSNGRFKNADHQAVVNSNSSRLSIATFQNPAQDAIVYPLSVREGEKPILEAPITYTEMYKKKMSKDLELARLKKLAKEQQLQDMEKAKVETKPADDIFA, via the exons ATGGCTCCTCCTGCTACTACCCTCACATCCATTGCGCATGAGAAAACCCTACAACAAAAATTTGTCCGAGACGAAGACGAGCGTCCAAAGGTTGCCTACAACGAATTCAGCAACGAAATTCCGATCATCTCGCTTGCCGGGATCGATGAGGTTGAAGGCCGCCGGGCCGAGATTTGCAAGAAGATTGTGGAAGCTTGTGAGGACTGGGGTATTTTCCAGATTGTTGATCATGGAGTTGATGCCGAGCTCATATCGGAAATGACCGGTCTCGCCAAAGAGTTCTTTGATTTGCCATCGGAGGAGAAGCTCCGCTTCGACATGTCCGGTGGCAAAAAGGGTGGATTCATCGTGTCCAGTCATTTACAG GGAGAAGCTGTGCAAGATTGGCGTGAAATTGTGACCTACTTTTCATACCCGATTCGCCACCGGGACTACTCGAGGTGGCCGGACAAGCCAGAGGCATGGAGGGAGGTGACGAAGAAGTACAGCGACGAGCTGATGGGGCTGGCATGCAAGCTCTTGGGGGTTTTATCAGAAGCCATGGGGTTGGATACAGAGGCATTGACAAAGGCATGTGTGGACATGGACCAAAAAGTGGTGGTGAATTTCTATCCGAAGTGCCCTCAGCCCGACCTAACTCTTGGCCTCAAGCGCCACACGGACCCGGGCACAATTACCCTTTTGCTTCAGGACCAAGTTGGTGGCCTTCAGGCTACTAGGGATGATGGGAAGACATGGATCACCGTTCAACCAGTGGAAGGAGCTTTTGTGGTCAATCTCGGAGATCATGGTCAT TTTCTGAGCAATGGGAGGTTCAAGAATGCTGATCACCAAGCAGTGGTGAACTCAAACAGCAGCAGGCTGTCCATAGCCACATTCCAGAACCCAGCTCAAGATGCAATAGTGTATCCACTCAGTGTGAGGGAGGGAGAGAAGCCGATTCTCGAGGCGCCGATCACCTACACCGAGATGTACAAGAAGAAGATGAGCAAGGATCTTGAGCTTGCCAGGCTGAAAAAGCTGGCCAAGGAACAGCAActgcaggacatggagaaagccaAAGTGGAGACAAAGCCAGCGGACGACATATTTGCTTAG
- the LOC126604082 gene encoding endoglucanase 24-like encodes MELKAGKEADCSTESKSKTERWCWRLLLLLTISLLAAMVALTLVQYFKHWKSSRVSGHRGAIVPKYSEALQISMQFFDAQKSGKLVDNPIPWRGDSGLQDGSEDDLDLSKGLYDAGDLIKFGFPMAFTATVLSWAILEYGDQMKAVKQLDHAHDSLKWITDYLINAHPSPNVLYVQVGDPELDHNCWQRPEVMTEKRPLIQINTSFPGTDVAAETAAAMASASLVFRKINSSYSKLLLTHAEQLFSFADTYRGAYSVSIPQVQIYYNSTGYGDELLWAATWLYHATKDPTYFKYATEQNGPAFANWGSPSWFSWDDKHAATQVLMSRISFFGTKDMSSAENIDLQEYRETAEVFMCSLLPDSPTATSSRTSSGLIWVIKWNCLQHAVASAFLAILYSDYMLTSKTEILYCDGKSYNPVDLRKFAISQADYVLGENPMRMSYLVGYGSSYPQYVHHRGASIPVDAETGCIDGFKWLDSPNPNPNVAVGALVGGPFMNETYIDSRNNSMQGEPSTYNSALIVALLSGLVATSPVAKTFS; translated from the exons ATGGAACTGAAAGCTGGGAAAGAAGCCGATTGCAGCACAGAGTCGAAGTCGAAGACGGAGAGATGGTGTTGGCGGTTACTTCTGTTATTAACTATCTCTCTGCTAGCAGCAATGGTTGCACTTACTCTTGTACAGTATTTCAAGCACTGGAAATCAAGCAGGGTCTCAGGTCACCGTGGCGCCATCGTGCCAAAATACTCCGAAGCTCTTCAGATCTCCATGCAGTTCTTCGATGCCCAGAAAT CTGGTAAGCTGGTGGATAACCCCATTCCGTGGCGAGGGGATTCGGGCCTCCAAGACGGGAGTGAGGATGATTTGGATTTGTCAAAGGGACTGTATGATGCAGGTGATCTCATCAAGTTTGGCTTTCCCATGGCTTTCACTGCAACTGTGTTGTCTTGGGCGATTCTTGAATATGGAGACCAAATGAAAGCTGTGAAGCAGTTGGATCATGCCCATGACTCACTTAAGTGGATCACTGATTACCTAATCAATGCACATCCTTCTCCAAATGTGCTTTATGTTCAG GTGGGTGATCCTGAGTTGGATCACAACTGTTGGCAGAGACCGGAAGTCATGACAGAGAAAAGGCCTCTGATTCAAATCAACACATCCTTCCCAGGAACAGATGTTGCAGCAGAAACTGCAGCTGCCATGGCGTCGGCATCTCTGGTGTTCAGGAAAATCAACTCCTCTTACTCTAAGTTGCTCCTCACGCACGCCGAGCAGCTGTTTTCTTTTGCTGATACTTATAGAGGTGCCTATAGTGTCAGCATTCCCCAAGTGCAAATCTACTACAACTCTACAGGATATGGAGACGAACTCTTATGGGCAGCTACCTGGCTCTATCATGCAACTAAAGACCCAACCTACTTCAAATATGCAACCGAACAGAACGGGCCAGCGTTTGCAAATTGGGGAAGTCCGTCTTGGTTTAGCTGGGATGACAAGCATGCTGCAACTCAG GTTCTGATGTCTAGGATAAGTTTCTTTGGCACAAAAGACATGTCATCTGCAGAGAACATTGATCTTCAGGAATACAGGGAAACTGCAGAGGTTTTCATGTGTTCACTTCTACCCGATTCCCCCACGGCAACATCCAGCAGAACATCCA GCGGTCTGATTTGGGTGATAAAATGGAACTGTCTACAGCATGCTGTGGCTTCAGCATTTTTAGCCATTCTCTATAGTGACTACATGCTAACATCTAAAACCGAAATCCTGTATTGCGATGGAAAATCCTACAATCCTGTTGACCTTCGCAAGTTTGCCATCTCTCAG GCAGATTATGTGCTAGGAGAAAACCCAATGAGGATGAGCTACCTTGTAGGGTACGGAAGCAGCTACCCTCAATATGTTCACCACAGGGGAGCTTCAATTCCAGTGGATGCAGAAACCGGCTGCATAGACGGGTTTAAGTGGCTGGACTCACCCAATCCCAACCCAAATGTAGCTGTTGGTGCCCTAGTTGGTGGCCCTTTCATGAATGAGACCTACATTGATTCCAGGAACAATTCAATGCAAGGTGAGCCAAGCACTTACAATAGTGCCCTTATTGTGGCACTCCTATCAGGCTTAGTTGCCACTTCTCCAGTGGCCAAGACTTTCTCGTAG